The DNA window CTGTAATGGTATGTTCGGTAAAATACAGGAGAAACTGGAGCACATATATGTGCCAGTAAGATGTGCTAGTGAATCAAAGTATTGTGTTGCTCATATCAACCAATTCTTATTTTGGCatgaaaatattactaaaaTTAAAGATAAAGATTTgccaaaaaatgaaacaaagaattaaaaactaggagagatgcaggacaaaaCTCTTATTTAAATGGTAATTGACGGTTGAAATATTTGCAGTAACactttaaaatcaaaaaatTAACAGCAGTCTTAACAAAAAGTCATGTCAGACTAACAATAATAAATGAAGGGCTTGAGGCCACAATGTCTGCCGGCTCCACCTTTTGACCTGTCAGAAAAACAATCAGCACATTCACATgtataaaaagaaatattttacttGTTTGAACTCATTCTGCACTTGAAAGGCAGATCCTGTTTGTCCTGTAAGTGAATCAGAGCTCAGATATAAACAGTCAGTTGCAGGTTTTCATGGCTCTGATCtataaagatgtttttcacGTCCATGACAATGCAGAAACAATCTGCAGCGAAGAGTTTCAGTTCAGTCAAATATCAAACTTTTCTTCACAAATAAAATGTCCGTTCTCTTCGTAGTCGTCTCGTGTCACGATGATCTCGTCGTAGTCCGGACTGTGGGCCAACAGCTTCCCTCCTTCCCATGAGTAACAGATCGGACTGCAGGAGAAGACAGTGAATACCATTAGTGACAAATTAATGTTTAAGTTTAACTCATGCTTTCATTGAATTCCCCACAGGGACAATTTACATTCTTTACTTGGTGATAAAAAGTGACGATGGCCTACTCATATCACTGAAGGTGTTTCTTTAACTTCTTTAAGAGTCCTCCGCATATTTATCATCACATACACCATGTGTAAAAGTGCAGTTACATTTTTGAGGAGGAGCACATCCAGCTGCTATGTGCATATATGCTACGCTATGTATGCTGTGTCTCAACCCCTTAACATACCACCATAAATCAAGCTGAACTTACTTTGCAGGTTGCAGTACGGACACGGGGAGGTGGGCGGGGGCAAGCGATCGCAGCTCTGCCTCCAGTCGCTCTCTGTAGCCTTGAAACAAAGTGTTTCCTCCAGTCAGGACAATGTTCTGGTAGAAATGGGCCTGCATCTCTGATGGCAGAAAACACTGTTAGCTGcatctcacgcacacacacacacacacacacacaagttattGGTGATCATGTACACCACACAAggacaaatgaaataaatgaggTGTGATTCTAAGCAACAGGAAACTCAGCTGACCCTCTGGCAGGGACTGGATGGAGTGCACGATGGCCTCTGGGATGCCCATCTCCTGGATACCAATGTCGGACGGATGGAAGAGCATCTCAGGAACAGCAAAGCGCTCATTGCTCAACCTCAGGATCTGCTCTCCGGTCTTGTACTTTCCACTGAAGACCATCTCCTCTTGTGGCTGGAGGACAAAAGAGGAGGAACAATGAGGACAGCAGCCATGTTCACCAAAGGAGGCGTCAGGTCAGGACTCATCACTCCGTATCCACAAtgacaaatatttaaaatgttctCTCACCTTGCAGAAGCCTTTTTTGATGGAGCTGAAATCTGGAAGAACATAATCCCTCACCACGGTGTTTTCCTCCCCCTTCAACCTGACAACAGAACAAATGCCATTAAATATTTTCATCAGGGACTTCATGATGAAATGCTGCAGGAAAACTGGCAGACGATGTGAACTCAGATTTGAGAATAAAGAAAGTGCTTCATCACAAGTGTGTTTTTAGCAGCAGAAGTTGGTTGAGTCCAACAGGGAAACTGACATATTTGCAGGGGTCACTTCAGCATATTGACTCAATAAAGTATGGTGAGACTAAATAATGTAATTTTGGGCTGCATAAATAAAATAGACTTgcctttacattttattttttgtacagatgaaacaaaaaaaaaagatacagaatGTTGGTCAGTGAACTTTAGAGGAGCTggcaggtggattttgttacctttgggcagagccaggctagctgtttccccccatttccagtctttgtgctaagctaagctaaccagctgttgGCTGTGGCTCCATATTTACTATACAGACATGACAATGATATCAATCTCTCAGATACCCATTTTCCACGAAATAAGCATTTTTATCCTCACTGAATGTCCTGTgtcttatgtttttatgttctttAGTGGAACGCATCACTTGAGTGTCACAACTCGTTTTGTTTTATTCCTACGTAATGACAGTAAAGGCTGTCTAGATTTCTAGACAGTAAATGATGGTtcagtgactgacagctgatcaaCAGCTAGACAACATCTGTTCCAGCAGTTGCCAAATAACAAATCCTGCTTAGTGGCTTCAACAAAagctcattaaaaaatatgtagAAGAAACTGTTAGAAGTCTATTTGGTTcaatctgctgtgtgtgttttcttactGTGAGATCTCCATGTCTTTGTAAAACTGCTGTGAGACGTAGCAGACATCTTCTTTTACTTGGTTAATTACATGAGTTTCATCCATGACGTGTAGTTGCCTGGAAGGGAGAGACAGATTCTTTATGAACTTCATGAAAAGAGCTGCAGCTCTGCCATCTACAGATTATATTGTCCTCTGCTCAATAACTTACAAGTGGAAATAACATAATTTCTACCAGCTGAAAGTGAGGTGAACTTACCGATATGAAATGATCTCCTTCAGGTGGTTGGTCAGCAGCTTCCCTCCTACGTTGATCCTGGAAGGTCAAATAAACCATTAgctcatgttgttgttgttattattgttatgcaGGTGAATGATGATTGCTTCAGTGCTCTCACCTGCGGATGCCCTCATTCATCTTCTTGCTGCGGCAGTAGGGGGCGATGTGGGTGAAGGAGAAGCCGCTGTCGACCACCAAACAACAGAGCTCTGACGGTTTAGTGTGGAAGTAGTGATGAGCACTGAGAGAGCCGGCTGGAGGACACACAACATAAATTCAGCGGAGTATTAACACACAACTAACATCTGCCACACAGAAGAATCCAGAAAAACTACATTCATGAGCAAGAGAAAGAAGCTGGGTGAACATTTCAAACTACTGAAGgatcagtctgtgtgtgattGTTGGACATCAGTGACTCTGGGAAAGAAGCTTCTACCGTTTAATTCTGAGGGACTGACCTCAAACCCAAAACATGGCATGTAACATATTttacagtattaaaaaaaaaaacaccacaaacaaaaaaatagaccCAGAAATGAGAGATGTGTCGccttttttaaatacagtggTGTTTAAGAAAATTAGAGTGCACTTTTCCTTTTAAGGGGAACTCTGGGAACTGTTTTTTCCACATCAGTTCTACTACATGTTTTAAACGTAGTAAAAAGCCTTAATGCTGCTTTAACATGGATTCAGGCAGACGGTAGACAGCAAATCAGATTCATTTTAGTGGACGGAAGCAGGACAATACAATTAAGTGAAGACAGCAGAGAATACTGGCAATGGTAACAGAAGATGGCACTGCCactcaaagttaaaaaaattaaaaattatttcCGTCCTCCAGGACAGAATTTACAACCAGATGTTATAATGGACCATTAGCTCCCTCACACAGGAAGAAAACATGAGTGATCTGGATGACAAGAATCTGCATTTTATAGCTACATGCATGACTAGAATAATTACgtaaaataatacaaacaaaataatttatttaattattctatttcattttttgtaaACAACATGACCGCCATTGCAGCATGTTGTCATGCATGTTTCGTTTTGCCGTCCTGCCATTACATCggactttttgtttgtttttcccgaTCCGTCCAGAAGGTGTTGTTcatctgcctgattccatgtgattGCAGTGTTAGTgactccagagggagctgtgtgaagtctgataaatgacCTCAAGTGATGTGACTTGAGTCAGCATTAATGGACGACTTCAAgtttgaaaaactaaaaaatctGGTGGTATAGAACCTGAGCAGGAAGTGCTGTCTCCATCTACATTTGTCGAGTGTCCAATTCAACTCACCATTTATTCTGAGAGCTGACTGGAACTGGTACTCCTCAAAGAGGATCTCATTCATCGACTCCTGAATGGAAGAGAAGTTGAAGTACGGCTCGGTGATGATGACGCTGGTGTCTGCAAACTCCACCTGGTCCCAGAACACACAGAACcaccagcagaggaggaggcgaTGAAATCAGATTAGATGAGTTGACAAAGCGATTAAAAACATTTCCCATATTTCCACACAAAAAGcgaagaaaaacaaagcaaagtaTAAACCTTAAACATCTCCTTTCCAAACAGATGATCCCACACTTTTCTCTGGACATCCCAGTTGACGAGATAACCCTGaggagaaagagcaggagacCACACATGGAACTATTAAAAACCTGCCCAGACGTGACCCGCAGCCTCCACATGTGGTTACACTCTCTCACCTTCTGGAAGGGGAGGATGTAAAAGAGACCTGAAGGATCTTTGATCTCATCGAGCTGATTGGCTGTGAAGGTTTTTAATCTGGACGTCTTGGAGCGAAACTGGCAGTTTGGGATGACGctgaggaagaaagagaggaagaagaagacttTGTGATCTGATAACTGGACGATAACGATAGCAATAAATACATAGTAGATGGGTGTGCTCTGATGTCCCCGCGCTGCCTTTACTATCAGCAAGCAATTAAGGCTGTGTGTATCCGGTGATCAGCAGTGGAATGTACATTTACGTACTGTATACAACTTTGCAGTACTGGTAAGTAATTCCACTTTATGCTACTTtacacttctactccactacatgtgtcTAACATCTTTAGTTACAAGTTAATTTGCAGATTTAGATAATGAATACagttattaaatacattttgatgtattattATAAGTTAATCaacccagcagtatataaagtaattaaacaataattataatccaatgaTATAATATACAATATTCTGAAATGGGGGcattctgcataatgaatacttttactttcaccTGTCTATATTGCAAGATCCACAATGAATGGAATAATATCGCTGACATTATAATGAACACAAGTTGTTTTTCCACGCCACACCATACCAGATGTCTAACAAaagcatttaaaacaaaaaaacctaagATACCCTGTTACAACTCTAAGATATTTCTGGTATAACAGCCTCTTTGTGTATTCATCATCAGCCGAATTTCAGTTTGAGCCTTGAAGCTTCATATTAGGTCCTAACTGATGTTCTGCATCTTGCGgatgtttatttaaaaacacagaaaaacatgaaactgaCAGTTTTTCAATGGAGTTTGGCGTCAGCTTTTCTCCGTACAAGAACGGAACAGTGTTACCTCAGACGAGATCATATagaaatgagatcatatttctcctgttttagcttctctgcactggctccctgtaaaatccagaattgaacttaaaatcctactgttaacttataaagctgtaaatggtcaagctccgtcacatcttagtgagctcatagtgccttattatcccaccagaacactgcgctctgagagcGCAGGGTtgctcgtggtccctaaagtctccaaaagtagatcaggagccagagccttcagctatcaggctcctctcctgtggaatcatcttcctgttgcggtccgggaggcagacaccgtctccacatttaagactagcctcaagactttcctctttgataaagcttatagttagggctggctcaggcttgccttgtaccagcccctagttaggctgacttaggcctagtctgccggaggacccccctataatacaccggggaccttctctccttctctctctctctctcgtatcctattactgcatcttgctaactcagccattctggatgtcagaaactcggcttcttctccggagcctttgtgctccactgtctctcagattaactcatatcgcagtggtgcctggacagcgtgacgtgtgtggttgtgctgctgccgtggtcctgccagatgcctcctgctgctgctgccatcattagtcattagtcatacttctactgttattatacacatgattattatcacacatgtatactgccagatattaatatatactttcaacatattgtaccacagtagccagaactataactataatattattactttcatcaatgttgttgtaagctactatcattaccgtctgtcctgcatctctctctctctctgtctctctctgtctctctctctctctctctctctctgtctctctttctgtctcattgtgtcatgcggattactgttaatttattatgctgatctgttctgtacgacatctattgcacgtctgtccatcctggaagagggatccctcctcagttgctcttcctggggtttctaccgttttttttccccgttaaatgattttttgggggggagtttttccttatccgctgtgaaggtccaaaggacagagggatgttgtatgctgtaaagccctgtgaggcaaattgtgatttgtaatactgggctttataaataaaattgattgaattgattgattgacggGGATGCGTAACGTTAACGTTATTGTATAAGTATATTGTAACGTTATATTACAGATTATTAGAGGTGGACTTGTTTAAAAATTGTTTAGCTAGCTGGACCGACCGTTTATTATGATTAGCAGTAACGTTAGCCACCATGCTAACATAACTGGACTTACCTGACTTTCTCTTGACTGTATCCTATCTTCGCCGTGTAGGCTCCGTTGTCCAGAACTAACGTGGCCATTTTATTGCCTGTATTAACCACATAAAATGAACGAGGCAAATTTATTTCACAATTAATGAAACACAACTCATGTCTACTCTGTTGGAAAACACCGCTGCGCTATTAAAACTTGATTGACTCGTTCCACcaatcagcttttttttttgtctgtttccgGCAGACGTAACGCTGTAAATCAGCCAATAAGGTCTTGCCCTCCGTTTCTTCACGGCTGGTGTAGCCAATCAAATACGAGAATTTGAGTCCTGTTAGAAAAGTGTTCGGACGGAAACAAGTCTCGCCTAGTTCTGTTCCTCCGTAAAAATCTGCTcatctaaaataaaaattagtgaatgtttcacagtaaaataaatgttttaaaagtaaTGCAAATTATAAATACATGAACGTGACAATTATTTATTTACGCAGTCTGTATTGTGGTTAAATATCATTATTTCAGCTCATGAAGgagtgttaaataaaaaaacagctctgaataaatacagatcatatactttttaaaataatttaatatgatgagggctgcaactaattaaATTTTTTATGTGTGACAAATCTGTAGATTATTTACCAGATAAATCAATTAATCTTTCAGTCCTAggatgtcagaaaatagtttAAAGATTTCCCAGAGCCCCCGGTGATATATTTAAATATCTTGTTTACTGTCTGCAAGGAAGCACAGGAGAATTACATCTAAAATAGCACAACAGCTGATAACTTTGgattttcttccttttcatGCTTTTGTTGGAACTGGAAAATTAGAAAAcctaattttatatatttaataatgATGCATAACGATGATGACCTGCAGCTTTAGAGTGGTTTAGAAAATTACTGTTGTCTTGTTTGGTCTTGTTGATGTGCAATTTGTGTGTCTTGCTGTATCAGTGTGAAGTGTGCAGTATATTCTATCTGtaaaacatttgtatttatgttttgaaactaattttGCCTCAGTCAGGtagttaatttgtgttattgtgtaactttAGTGTTCTAAAGGGTTactttggattcaccaaagtcacacaataacttAATCAAACTAATAGAGTGTTGTTaatagagtctggctttgaagagagcattgattaatttcattttcaagacAGTTTCCTATCAGAGAGGGCtgcctgtttgggaagtactgagcatgacTGGATAAATTAGACTTTGATTATACTGGGTTCTATatgagttgtgtgagtgtttgtaaatggatgttttgatatgctgttgttaaacctgatccttacttcaattcatcaataatttcctgtttttggatttttcactcaccgtggaggcatgaaagaaaaatacagttttctGCAAGAATTCAACAtaaacacagggtgagtaatagatacacaaatggtcatggTTGaagggtgaaatattcctttgaTAGTTCTGCTGAGCCGCTCTCTGGATCCCATAATACACTGCAGGCTGGTGCATTCAGTCAGTAAAGGTCATGTTGTGTTCACTTACAGGAACAATAAAAAGGCTGCTGCAGGATGTGATGCCTATTTGTTCAGTTAACAGTATGAATGTGTTGCAATCACATGAGTTACACATCAACAAATTAAACATCACACCTCATCCTGGAACTTCATATGTAGATGACTGAAGGTCAACAAACAATGAATTCCTGCGCAGCATTTTACAGCACCATTTTATAGTTCACAATAGATCTAAAGTCCTGCTGTTGGTTGTAAACTGTGCCTTAACTTCAGATGACAAGAAGCCAACTGTGTCTTCTCTGAAGCTTTCTGTCACAGCGGATCCAGTTACCTCTCCTGTACACAGATTTTCTATCAATACTCTGAGACACTATAGAATCTGTTCTGTAAGTTTCATCTTTCTAAGTCTTATGAAACTCTTGGACTTTCTATTCATATTGTTTGATATTAATCTTAATTCTCATTCTTATCTATTTCCTTTAGTGGACTTCGACCACCAGCAGCAAAACCTCATTCCTCTTCCATCCCGGTTTCCTGTTTGCCATTATTTCATCACTACAGATGTATTTTTCaagataaatatatatagatCACTGTTAATATTCATTTTACATGTTTATTGCTGATGTAGATAataaacatttcacacaaataaaatcatacatttttctagaaaaacatcagtaacataagattttttttttttaaaaaaggacaaACAATATAAACCTAGAAGCCTTTCCTATTTCCTAGTTTGTACATTCTCAATTTCCCctctcacctcctctcctcacGTCTTAGTCCCACCCAGTGGACAGGCATTAACAAGATGAGACATCCTTGCTTCAGAGCCATCATTTTAAAGTGATGTTAATTACATATGACGTGAGGCACAGCTGCATCATCTGTCTATTGTTTTGTTAAAGCCTACTGCTCTATAATATgatctctttttgtcttttttagacATCATTTGGGGG is part of the Epinephelus lanceolatus isolate andai-2023 chromosome 5, ASM4190304v1, whole genome shotgun sequence genome and encodes:
- the actr6 gene encoding actin-related protein 6 — translated: MATLVLDNGAYTAKIGYSQEKVSVIPNCQFRSKTSRLKTFTANQLDEIKDPSGLFYILPFQKGYLVNWDVQRKVWDHLFGKEMFKVEFADTSVIITEPYFNFSSIQESMNEILFEEYQFQSALRINAGSLSAHHYFHTKPSELCCLVVDSGFSFTHIAPYCRSKKMNEGIRRINVGGKLLTNHLKEIISYRQLHVMDETHVINQVKEDVCYVSQQFYKDMEISQLKGEENTVVRDYVLPDFSSIKKGFCKPQEEMVFSGKYKTGEQILRLSNERFAVPEMLFHPSDIGIQEMGIPEAIVHSIQSLPEEMQAHFYQNIVLTGGNTLFQGYRERLEAELRSLAPAHLPVSVLQPANPICYSWEGGKLLAHSPDYDEIIVTRDDYEENGHFICEEKFDI